TTTATACTTCGAACCATGTTCAGACAGATACCCAATGATTTCTTTCCTGTCTCTATCATATTCAAACACCCACTTTATGTTGTACCAAAGGAACTTGAACGTAGGTTTTGAATTGTATTCTTCTTTTCCTGCTCTCTGCATTAACCAACGCTTTATTATTCTTACCAATCTTTTACAGAGTGGTACATCTAACAGTATGATGTAATCACATTTTCCAAAGCTCTCACGCAACAGCTTTCTTGGTGATCCTTCTACAATCCAGTTATCACCATTTATTATTTCTTGGAATAGTTCGTCGCGATCTTTGTCACTGCGCTTTTTATCTCCTTCTGGAGTGCGCTCCCAAACAATATTGTCTTTCTGATAAAACGGAATGTTATATATTTCTGATAATTCTCTTGCAAGTGTAGTCTTCCCACTAGCAACAGATCCTATGATATCTAGTTTCATATCATTTCTCCATTCCGCCGTATGTACGGGCTTACTAATTTCATCAGCATTTTTCACACCACTATGTGCACCTTAAAAGAACACGTTCAAGCAAAAAGCCTGAACACATTCTGTAATCCGCTTTATTCCATTATCTATTTTCAATATTTATTCTTTCTTATCTTCAAGTCCTTCTATGTTATCATTTATCCTATTCATCCACTGAACATCCGATGTTTCCAATTTTCCAAATAACTTACTGAAATTACTCGAACCATCCACGTGATCATCCTGAGGCATTTTAACAATTCTTTCTTTCATGTCATTGTAATTATCAACACCAATACTTTCCATTACCTTATCAATCTGATCTGCTCTGCCTTTATACCCCTTAACACCAGTATATTTTTCAATAAGAGGTGCATTTGTAGCTTTGGCAGGTCTTTTGATAATTTCGTCAGTCCAATGCTTGGAAACAATCTGCATGGTACATGGATTGCCGAAGATAACCACTTCATCAGCTGCGTTATCTACACCATGGAATTCATTTATCTTGCGCTTGATATCTTCATACTGCTCATAAGGCTTCTTCTCAGTATCACAGAATACAAGAACAACTTCATATGCCCCATTCTGGTATCTATCCTGATATCGAGCAGGAATGTTGCCATTTCCTTCCGCATTAACAAGAGAAATATCATAGATATCGTTCCATACATGAAGACAATTCAGCCTCTCAAGGTACTTGTACTCCTCATTCCCTTCGCAGATAATACAGACTTTATGCTTGTCAGAAATGTCAGGAAGTCTATTCGCCATCTACAGTTTCCTCCTTCGCGTTCCCCTTAATGCTAAGAAGAGAATTGATAAGCTCAGGATCTGGCAAAGCTGCAAATGCGCCCTTACGATACTTTTCTATAATGTCAGAAGTGTCTCTGACACCGTTTTCAGCAGTAAAATCTGACAGAGAATATACATAAACACCATTCTCATCCTTATCAACAAACCAAATTTGTTCTTTTCTGAACAAGCGCTTGCAATCCATAAGGTTAATATCATGTACTGTGAAGATCATCTGAGCATCTGTGTTTAATTCATTATTAAACATTGCTACAGTAGCTCTTGTAAGCTTAAAATGTATACTGCTATCAAGCTCATCCACCACTAGAATTCTTCCCTGCTCAAGAGCCTCTATAACATAGCTTGCTATGGCAGCTATCTTCTTTGTCCCAGTAGAATCAAAGAGCATACTTGGTACCTGAACGCCCTTATATGTAGAAACTAACCTAATCTGATCCATAACACTATCTGGAATATCAAGTACCTTTTCCTCAGGCTTGCCGACCGCATCACCTGATGCAATCTTAATATTTCCCATTTCTACATATTCAAAATTATCCATGTAAAGGTCCGCGTTTTTTATAAAACCTACAACTTTCTGCTGAAGCTGATTCTTATTTTTCATGAGTTCTATAGTATGTTCCATAGGAATATTATTCATATTGATAACATCTATTTTCTCGGCAAATCCAACCAAAATTCCCTTCATCTCATTGAGCGCCTTAAACTTACTAGAATCAATCAAATGAAAAATAACGTTGCTCTTGGCCAAAACTGGCATCATGGTCATAAGATCAGCATCAATACACTCAAACTCATCATTAAGCGTGTCACGTTTAAACCAACACACATCTTTTTCGTTATTGTATTGATCCTTCATAATTTCTACAAATGATTCAAATACATAAGCCTCTTCCTTCACATCATACTTGAAATCATAAGCGAACTCCCTACCATTTGATAAGAAGGTGATTCCAAGTTCACAAATATCATTATTTGTGAAAATATTTGACATAAGGCCATTCTCCTTATTAAGAAGAACACTTTTTATGGCTTTAATGCATCTAATAAGACATGTCTTTCCTGCATTATTTGGTCCATATATTCCTGCAGTCTTAAGAACATTAAAATTGTTCTCTCTATGTACATTTGAAGCAAATTTTTTGTTACGCATATCAGCTTTCATCGAAAAAGCGACTTGATCATCAAATGCAAAACAATTCTTCGCTCTTACTTCTATGATCATTGCAAACCTCCATACAACCCAAATAGTCATTAGTTACTTTGATTATAACGCATAATATTTTTTATGCAATATTTTTACATGTAAAATGTTAATGAATCTCCGCCCAATTTTGGGCCTAAGAAAAGAGCCGTCATTCTGTTAAGAACAACCGCTCTTTATGTAATAATATATCCTACTGAAATTAGTTCATTCAAAGCCTTTCTTAGCCTGCGCTATGATCTGTTCAAGAAGTTCAATTCTCTGAGTTAGTTCTTTATCCATCATATCCTTGGCGGTCTTAGTTCCCCTTGGAAGTGTCATGTACCATCTAGCTATATCAATCTGCTTTTGACAGGATTCGATGATCTCGACATTTGTCTTTTCGTGAACAGAGCTGCCCATAGCCATTGCAATCCTGATAATATCGAATCTGTCGATATCATCGCTGTCTCTGATGGTGGTCTGGAATACGCTCATATCCTCAGGTAACGTGTCAGTCAGATTATGCCTTCCGATTCCCTGCACTATTTCTTTTGCCATATCAGGATCATAGCCTATTCTGGCAAGATACTCTGCGGCAATATCGGCGCTTACCTGTGGATGTATGCGCCAGTCGTCACCACATTCTCTGTAGCCAACGTCATGAAGAAGGCAGGCAACAACAGTATCGGTGACAGGGAGGTTCTCAGCAATCGCGATCATCCTGCCGTTTTCTGCAACTCGTATTGAATGTTCGTAGCGATAGAGCATGTCGCCTCTATCAGGCGTTGGTCCAAGCATCTCATGAACAAATTTCTTGGTGGTTTCTATCACATCTTCTGTTTTATTGTATCGATCAAGTATCTCTAGTGCTCTTTCTGATAAAGACATTTTGTTTCCCCTTTACCTTGCTGCTTCATATAATCTTCTCTAAGCAAACCGTAGATATTATAGTCACAGTAAACCGAAACCATTTTTCCTTGACGAATTGTTCCTTCTTTAACAAAACCACATTTTTCCATAACTCTGTTTGAAGCAATATTTCTTACATCCACACGTCCATTCAATCGGTCTATTTCTGTGTTCTTAAAAACAAATCGCAACACTTCCTTCAAAGCTTCTGTAGTAATTCCCATTCTCCAGTACTCAGGATTAATCCTGTATGCTATATCGCCCATTCTGGCATTTTGAATATCAAATACTGCGATCATACCTACCACTTTATTTGTTTCTTTCCATACAATTCCCCAATCAAGATCAAGAGAAGGTTTTCTTTTTACCCAAGGACGTGGATCAATAAACATGAGTTCAGGATTTTTCTCGCCCTTGCTTGTTTTTCTTCCCCAATATGTATAAATTTCATCTCTTCCCAACCACTCTTTTAAATCATCCACATCCTTTTCGTTAAGCACACGGATAATCAGTCTGTCTGTTTCAAGAATTGGCTTGTCTATTGCATAATCATTTAACATAGTCTCCTCCGTCTACTAATCCCGATTCTCGACTATCTAATAATCTTCTTATCATTCATACTGATTTGACCTTCTTGTTGTACCTGATATTATTTCATCCCGCTTTTTCTTTACCTTATCTAGCATAGATCCAAGCTATTTCCATTTCCAAATTTTTTAACCAGATAGAATAGATACCCTCCCAAAACAACAATAATCAACACTAAGTTGATTACCCTTTCTGTCAGAGGATTACTCATCCCATTTGCAGAAAAAACTTTGAGTGCATTATTAGCAGAGTGGAATAAAATACATGGCACAAGAGACTTCCCATGATAAAAGATTATTACCAGCACAAATCCGACCATGACAGCAAACACAATTTGAATCATGGACGAAATCAAATCTTTTCCACTTCCGTTGAAAAGATTCACAATATGTCCCAATCCAAATGTCAGCGCAGAAACAATAATTGCACTCTTAAGATTGTCCTTCTCCATTGCCCTGAATAATAGTCCACGGAAAATAACTTCTTCAAGAAACCCTACGCAGAGCATGCTGATGAAATAAAACAGAGATTCCAATATGTCGTATTGCAATTTTATTCCGCCCCAAAAAGCCGTTGATGCAACAATAATAAGAGGCAGATAATAAAGAAAACGCTTTGCAGGAATAGATGATCTGCAAAACCCGTATTTTTCGCCAAGTTTATTTTTTTGAATCCAGAAAAACAAAATCAAAGACATTGCTATGTGAAGCACAGCTGTTATAGATTTTGTAATGCCAATGTTCTCTGAAAACTGATCTGCCAAACTGCTCAGAACAACATAAGCAACAATCCACAGGATTGCAAAAGTGATCTCACTTTTCTTATATATTTTTGTCATTTTGAATTCCCCAATTTTTCTTTCATCGTCTGTTTTACTGGAATTAATCGCTCTACAATCAGAATTTATATAAGAGTATAGCCTCTGAACCCGCGCACGGAATAGTACGAATCCGCCCCGTTATGGAATGTGAAAACCGTTCCGTAACGTCGTTCGCAGAACAATGCACCGCCCTTGTCGCGAATATCATCCGGCGTAGTGATCCAACTTGACGTTTTCAAATCAAATTCCCCGAGACTTTGCAGTCGGCGATAGAGTTCCTCCGTCATGATCAAAACGCCGATTTCTTTTGCTTTCCATTCGGCGCTGCCTGACGGCGGGTTTTTAGCACGCCCCTGTAATGCCTTTTCGTCATAGCACAGGCTTCTGCGCCCAGAAGGGGACTCCTTTGCGCAGTCGCAGAAAATTAGCTTTCCCGTCTTTTCGTCATAGCCGATGGTATCTGGTTCTCCTCCGCTCTCCTCCATCCTTCTCAAAACATCCATGGAGTCCGGATGCTCAAGCAAACGTTTCTCCACGTCAAGCCAACTCAGTTCCATATGAAGATTCTTATTTTCCTGAAATCTCGCTTTTAATATTTCTAACATGGTTTACCCCTCCTATATAAACGGCACCATATACACAGGAATATAGTTTATTCCATTCTCCCACTTATAGTCTTTTGTATGAACTACATATTTATCTTTTATCTCAAATCCCCATTCAAGTAAATAGGAAACCAGCGCAAATCCCCATTCATACTATGCCCATTATTACTGAAATCCCCTTTTAGCAGCATTATTCTAGACGCAGTCCCAAAATTTGACTACCCGTTTACATGAAATTTTTGCGGATATCCACAATTTTTTTTCATGGATAATAATAGACCAAAAGCAGTGTTTTTATTACTAGTCATTCTGCCACTATTCAGCTCTCAGCTAATATAGGCATTGCAATTATCAATAGCGGTTCTGCCCATATCCAGCCCACGCACAATATAGGCATTATTTTGGGGCAGCAATTTACTGCTACAAAATGCCACTCCCGGCATAAAGGCAGTTTGCCCTACGTAAAATCAACTGCCTCTATTGGTAATACCCAAAATATAGGCAGAACTTCGGCCACAAATTAAACTGCCACTGTTCGCAACATTCTATATATAGGCAGTTTTGCACCAGCTCCAGTTGTTCATATTCCTGGAATATAAATCTGCCAGCCACTCATATTGTCCATTCAGTCCATCGACTTTATATCCAATCCCCATTTTATGCGATGTACTCCGCAAGCGCCAAGGCTATATTGAAATGCCCTGCATCATGCTGTCCACCATCATCATTATCTTTGTTTCGCTCATCCCACTCAGGAGCATCAAGCAGATCTCCGCTTGTAAAGAACGGATACAGCTCCAGTCCCCGGAAATCGCAAACTGCCTGCACCGCAGCACATTCCATTTCTACAGAAATACAGCCATCTGCTTTGTGCTTTTCAAAAATATTTCTTGTCTCGCGATAGAATGAATCCGTAGTCCAGGTCTTGCCTTGGACAAATGGAATGCCATTTGCTTTCATGCACTCAGCAACAATATCCGAATTTATTATGGTTATATAATCCGCTGCCGGGGCGTAATGATATGAAGTTCCTTCGTCTCTGTAGGCAGCTGTCGGAATCATTACCTTGCCATGAGCAATCTCTTTATCCAGGCATCCTGCTCCTCCGAACAAGATGAACTTCTCGCAGTCAAGTTCTATTGTTGCATCCTCCAGAAGACCTACTGTAATAGGAGCCCCGACATATGTCTTGTAAAAAGCAAATCTATGACCATTTCTTTCTATTAAATATACTGGAGTTTTTCCGGTTGCACACCACAAAGCTGCTATCTCAGTTGCTTTATATTTTTCCACTACAGCCTTTTCGATCTGATGAGAAAAAGTAATTATGCATGCATCTACTTTAATTCTATTCTCCTTTTTCACAGGATTGATGATTGCCGGAGATTTATTATCAAATGAATCTATTATCATATACTGCTTCCTCCCTTCTCCACACGCCCTTGTCACTTAGGCCGCCTCATCACTCATCCACCTCCGAAAAAATAAGCCCCATCAAACTCTCGCTTGATGAGGCCTTAAATACTATATCAGTTATAAAGCACTATCTATGCCTTACAATTTCTCTGATTTCAACGCTCATCCGTCAAAAAATGCTTAACCACATTTACAGGATGCAGCAATTCTGTTCTGAAAAACTCCGGATAAAACTTAACCGGATCATCAGGTGCAATCCACTTAAGAAACTCTTCATGCTCATCCTCGGTAAAACTGTTACACTCCGGCTCAAAGTCCTCAGGTACTTTCATGTAAAAGAAGAAAGATATCTCATATATCAGCTTTCCGAGATTATACTCTGCGTCCCCATAAAAATAGTTTTCATTTATGAATCCAAGCCTGTCCACTTCCATGCGGACACCGGTCTCTTCATATACTTCTCTGATTACCGCTTCCTCAGCAGTTTCTCCGAACTTAATTCTGCCGCCTACAGAATACAAATACTCCGGTCTGATATTATTCCCGACCATTAGGAATTTTCCATCCTTAAGAATGATTGCTCCTACTCTGATGTTTATAAGTCCATTGTCACATGGCACTGTCATGTCCATACTCATATTCAAACACTCCCTCCAACAAACATATTTCAACTATATCAAAAAAAAGCGCTGTTTAACAGAATTATTACTGCCAAACAACGCCCTTTCTTAAGCAATTATATTTTTAGCATGTAAGCCATTGCTCCCACAAATGCCGAAAAGCAAATAAAAATTACCGCCCGGCATTCAAACCGAGCAGTAAATTCCATATTGTTCGATACAACAGTCTGTGGACGAATCTCCGCTTCCCCAAAATAGAGGATCCTAAGATCCTCTACACTAAGTTCGCAGTGACTGGCACTTTTTGATTTTCTGATTTTCTTAAATATAACTTACTGTTCCTGAAGATTCTTTGCCGTAGGTGCAAGCCTTCCGGCCTCAAGGATGTCATTAAGCCTTGCCCTGTCTACTTTTCTTTCACTGTATTTCTTACATGAGTAACGGTTCTTTACTACTTCTTTGAATTCCATGGTAACTCCCCTTTCTTTACTCGTCTTCTTCCCATCCCTTGCATACATCGCACCAGCCCTCGGCTCCGGTAATAGCTTCAAGCTCTGAAGGTGTAACTTTAACAGAAGTAAACTCATTCCCTCCTGCAGGATGGACATATTCAAATCTCTTCATGGATACATCAAGCCAGATAGGGATGTCATCAGCCACAGCAAAAGGACATACTCCGCCTGGCTGGAATCCCGTGATACTCTCTACCTGATCTCTGGGAATCATGTGTGGCTTGGTGTGAAATAGTGATTTGAACTTAGAACTATTAACCTTACCATCGCCTGCCATTACCACAATTACAGGCTTTTCATCTACAACAAAAGACAATGTCTTTGCAATCTCCGGTTCGGTACAGCCTATCTGCTGTGCTGCATGTTCAACTGTATCAATCGTTTCAGCATGCTCTGTAAGCCTGT
The sequence above is a segment of the Butyrivibrio proteoclasticus B316 genome. Coding sequences within it:
- a CDS encoding AAA family ATPase: MKLDIIGSVASGKTTLARELSEIYNIPFYQKDNIVWERTPEGDKKRSDKDRDELFQEIINGDNWIVEGSPRKLLRESFGKCDYIILLDVPLCKRLVRIIKRWLMQRAGKEEYNSKPTFKFLWYNIKWVFEYDRDRKEIIGYLSEHGSKYKRFTTSGDAKDFIRMEYEKREL
- a CDS encoding AAA family ATPase, yielding MIIEVRAKNCFAFDDQVAFSMKADMRNKKFASNVHRENNFNVLKTAGIYGPNNAGKTCLIRCIKAIKSVLLNKENGLMSNIFTNNDICELGITFLSNGREFAYDFKYDVKEEAYVFESFVEIMKDQYNNEKDVCWFKRDTLNDEFECIDADLMTMMPVLAKSNVIFHLIDSSKFKALNEMKGILVGFAEKIDVINMNNIPMEHTIELMKNKNQLQQKVVGFIKNADLYMDNFEYVEMGNIKIASGDAVGKPEEKVLDIPDSVMDQIRLVSTYKGVQVPSMLFDSTGTKKIAAIASYVIEALEQGRILVVDELDSSIHFKLTRATVAMFNNELNTDAQMIFTVHDINLMDCKRLFRKEQIWFVDKDENGVYVYSLSDFTAENGVRDTSDIIEKYRKGAFAALPDPELINSLLSIKGNAKEETVDGE
- a CDS encoding HD domain-containing protein — encoded protein: MSLSERALEILDRYNKTEDVIETTKKFVHEMLGPTPDRGDMLYRYEHSIRVAENGRMIAIAENLPVTDTVVACLLHDVGYRECGDDWRIHPQVSADIAAEYLARIGYDPDMAKEIVQGIGRHNLTDTLPEDMSVFQTTIRDSDDIDRFDIIRIAMAMGSSVHEKTNVEIIESCQKQIDIARWYMTLPRGTKTAKDMMDKELTQRIELLEQIIAQAKKGFE
- a CDS encoding GNAT family N-acetyltransferase; translation: MLNDYAIDKPILETDRLIIRVLNEKDVDDLKEWLGRDEIYTYWGRKTSKGEKNPELMFIDPRPWVKRKPSLDLDWGIVWKETNKVVGMIAVFDIQNARMGDIAYRINPEYWRMGITTEALKEVLRFVFKNTEIDRLNGRVDVRNIASNRVMEKCGFVKEGTIRQGKMVSVYCDYNIYGLLREDYMKQQGKGETKCLYQKEH
- a CDS encoding CPBP family intramembrane glutamic endopeptidase; protein product: MTKIYKKSEITFAILWIVAYVVLSSLADQFSENIGITKSITAVLHIAMSLILFFWIQKNKLGEKYGFCRSSIPAKRFLYYLPLIIVASTAFWGGIKLQYDILESLFYFISMLCVGFLEEVIFRGLLFRAMEKDNLKSAIIVSALTFGLGHIVNLFNGSGKDLISSMIQIVFAVMVGFVLVIIFYHGKSLVPCILFHSANNALKVFSANGMSNPLTERVINLVLIIVVLGGYLFYLVKKFGNGNSLDLC
- a CDS encoding DUF4256 domain-containing protein; this encodes MLEILKARFQENKNLHMELSWLDVEKRLLEHPDSMDVLRRMEESGGEPDTIGYDEKTGKLIFCDCAKESPSGRRSLCYDEKALQGRAKNPPSGSAEWKAKEIGVLIMTEELYRRLQSLGEFDLKTSSWITTPDDIRDKGGALFCERRYGTVFTFHNGADSYYSVRGFRGYTLI
- a CDS encoding nucleoside phosphorylase — protein: MIIDSFDNKSPAIINPVKKENRIKVDACIITFSHQIEKAVVEKYKATEIAALWCATGKTPVYLIERNGHRFAFYKTYVGAPITVGLLEDATIELDCEKFILFGGAGCLDKEIAHGKVMIPTAAYRDEGTSYHYAPAADYITIINSDIVAECMKANGIPFVQGKTWTTDSFYRETRNIFEKHKADGCISVEMECAAVQAVCDFRGLELYPFFTSGDLLDAPEWDERNKDNDDGGQHDAGHFNIALALAEYIA
- a CDS encoding NUDIX hydrolase; translated protein: MSMDMTVPCDNGLINIRVGAIILKDGKFLMVGNNIRPEYLYSVGGRIKFGETAEEAVIREVYEETGVRMEVDRLGFINENYFYGDAEYNLGKLIYEISFFFYMKVPEDFEPECNSFTEDEHEEFLKWIAPDDPVKFYPEFFRTELLHPVNVVKHFLTDER
- a CDS encoding nitroreductase family protein, which gives rise to MEFKEVVKNRYSCKKYSERKVDRARLNDILEAGRLAPTAKNLQEQ
- a CDS encoding YbaK/EbsC family protein, translating into MVNEKVKEFLASNNLGDRLTEHAETIDTVEHAAQQIGCTEPEIAKTLSFVVDEKPVIVVMAGDGKVNSSKFKSLFHTKPHMIPRDQVESITGFQPGGVCPFAVADDIPIWLDVSMKRFEYVHPAGGNEFTSVKVTPSELEAITGAEGWCDVCKGWEEDE